In Polaribacter pacificus, the genomic window CATCACTGTAGCCAAGCCTAAAGCTGCCCAAACTGTTAACAAAGGTTTAATTCTTAGTATTGAAGGCAAAAACAGGCCTAAGCCTCCTAAAAACTCACTAATTCCAATAAATCGCACCAATCCAGCAGATGTGTCTGTTACCCATGGTAAAGATGCTGCTAGTGCATCTATAGGTTGTGAAACTTTCATTAAACCTGCCATTAAAAACATGATTCCTAATAATCCTTGAGTAATCCATAGTGTAATATGAATAGCCTTGTTGTTCTTTTGTTCTGTCATTTCTTTAAATATTTATAATTAGAATACTGCAAAGTTGAATCAATACAGTCTAAATAAAAATAAGATACCTTAAGAAATTTACAGAATTTATTTTTTCAATATTTTACGTCTTATATCGCTCAAGTACTCAGGGGTAACTCCAATATAGGCCGCAATTAATTTTAACGGAAGTCTTTGGACAAGTGTTGGATAGGTTACTGTAAAATCGATGTAACGTTGTTCTGCAGTTGAACTTAATAAGCCAATAATACGCTTGTTTGAGGCGATTAAATTATTTCTAAACTTAATTGCAATATCGACCACAAAATCTTTTTCTAATGTGTCAATTCCTTTAAAATCAGATTTAGAAATTAATAAAACTTCAGAGTTTTCTATGGCTTCAATATACACTAGTGAAGGCACTTGATTGGTAAAACTATCCAGATCAGAAATCATCCATGATTCGGGTGCAAATTGCAAAATATGTTTTTTACCGGCAGGATCTATCGCATAGCTCTTAAGGCAGCCTTTCTGAACTAGATATCCATACTTTACGATTTCACCTTGTCTTAAAAGTATGGTTCCTTTTGTAATGATTTTTGGGGTGTCAAATTTAAAATTTTTCATTTTTAAATTGTTCTAGCAGCTCGTAATATTATGTTTACGCATTGTTATGGGGTTAAAAGCCTTCAAAAAATTTAAGCTTCAATAGGAATGTATAAATCTACTATAAATTTATTTTCAGGATGTGTTCTAAAATCATTGTGATATATTTCAAAAGGCTGTGCATTTGCTTTTTTATACCCGTTTTCATCCATCCAAATAAATAGACCTGTCCAAGATTTTTCAAATTCGCTTGGAGCAATTTCAAAACGCCCCACAATATAGGTTCCTTTTTCTAGACTAAGAGAATCAATATCTGTAGTGTTTTCAATAGGTTCATTGCTGGTTAAAAAAACACTCATTCGAACTTTATCTGGAGAAGTTACTTTAAAACTATCATAAAAAACCCTCCCCATTTTTGTTTCAGGTTGCCCTAAAACACCTTTAGCATTCCCCCACTTGACAAGTTTTTCAAAGGCTTTTTCAATTCCATTAACACCTACATGGTTAATAGCAGCAGCAGTTATGGTGTTTGTTTTTCTAATTTCAATTTTTGCATTCATATGTATCCATTTTTTTAAGTGATCAATGATGCAAATGTAGTTTTCATAGGTAGGATAGTCTTGACCATTCTTGCTTTCTAGTTGACGAATCTTGCTAAATTTATTAGGGTGTTCCTTTCTAAATACTGTGGGACTAGCTCCGTAAAATTTCTTAAAGGCT contains:
- a CDS encoding DoxX family protein, whose product is MTEQKNNKAIHITLWITQGLLGIMFLMAGLMKVSQPIDALAASLPWVTDTSAGLVRFIGISEFLGGLGLFLPSILRIKPLLTVWAALGLATVMIFALVFHAVRGEFSAIGMNLILFGIAIFIAWGRSRKAPIHSKK
- a CDS encoding Crp/Fnr family transcriptional regulator, encoding MKNFKFDTPKIITKGTILLRQGEIVKYGYLVQKGCLKSYAIDPAGKKHILQFAPESWMISDLDSFTNQVPSLVYIEAIENSEVLLISKSDFKGIDTLEKDFVVDIAIKFRNNLIASNKRIIGLLSSTAEQRYIDFTVTYPTLVQRLPLKLIAAYIGVTPEYLSDIRRKILKK
- a CDS encoding AraC family transcriptional regulator; this translates as MISETEKQTDYKHRIHRVFRFIDQHISANLSLETVSKEAYFSPYHFHRVFKYITGETLNTYINRHRIEKSALALIHTNDSITEISLSCGFSSNSSFTRAFKKFYGASPTVFRKEHPNKFSKIRQLESKNGQDYPTYENYICIIDHLKKWIHMNAKIEIRKTNTITAAAINHVGVNGIEKAFEKLVKWGNAKGVLGQPETKMGRVFYDSFKVTSPDKVRMSVFLTSNEPIENTTDIDSLSLEKGTYIVGRFEIAPSEFEKSWTGLFIWMDENGYKKANAQPFEIYHNDFRTHPENKFIVDLYIPIEA